A region of the Silene latifolia isolate original U9 population chromosome 9, ASM4854445v1, whole genome shotgun sequence genome:
AATTAAGTTACAGCAATTAACAAAATGAGACGATTTTTTTTGTGATTCATGGACTTCAGATTCTGTCTTGGGGTTTCTTCCTCCTCTTCAACCAATTTGGTTGTCCTTGAAGCATAACCATAAGTGTCAAAGTCTAGTTACTTGGATGCAAGTTGCCATAATTAGAATTTTGGCACCAATATTCAAAGATTTTTGGCACCAATATTCAAAAATTTCAGCAAACATTTCATTTTTGCGCCAAATTAATGTTCAAAGATTGTGCAAAGTTCAGATGGGTATATAAAGTATAGGTAGATCATTTATTAcatccaaacaaaaacaaactttCATTTACTCCagccaaacaaaaacaaactttCAATAAATGAAGATAAAGAATCTCACAAATGCAGAAAGGTCAAGAATATCACAGATTTTACTGGAAAAATGTACAGATGGAAAACCGAAACATGGAACAATGTCAGAAATAGCATTACAATTTGGGGTTTGCAGGAAGACAATCACAAACATATGGAATATAGCAAGGAAACAGTATGCAGCAGGCCAAGCAATCAATGTCAACAGCAAACTTAAAGGCAGATCAATGGCTCACAGATGCAAGTTTGACACTGAAAAGCTTGAACAGCTTGACATGCTTAAGAGGACAACACAGGAAGAAGTTGGAGCAGGTTTGGGTGTAAGTCAGTCAACAATAAGCAGATGGGTAAAAGCAGATTTAATAGACTCTCGCAATAATCATCACTAGTCCatctaaaaacaacaaaaaagaaaagaatattCAGGGAAACAGAAATAGACCTTTCTAGCATTCCCATAATCCAGATCTTCCATTATCTGGTCCTGCATGCACGTTTCAGGAACCCACTCATCAAGTTCCCCATACGAATCAGGTACAAAATCTTGTGAATCAGGGACAGGAACAAATTCTTCAGGGAAACCAACAGAATCTTCAGGGAAACCAACAGAATCAAGCGCAGAACGAAATATTGGAAATAATTTTGAAAGCTCAGTCAAAAACCAAAGTTGATTTTCAGGACTTTCACGCCTCGCAATCATCTTCTTCAATCGCCTCTCAGAATCAAACCTTAAAAACTCCGCCATTTCTTCCCTTGCTTTTTCATCATCGTCTTCTCCCAAGATCTCCGACTTCACATGATTTCTCTTCTCCCCATCATATTCTTCACCAACACCATCAAATTCAACAGTAGAGTTGTTGAACAAACATGGACCTTCTTCAATTTCTGAGTAGTAACAACTCAGATCTGGAGTTATATTAGCAAGGACATCAATTTTATCGCGATTCAGAAAATAAGACATCGACATGACGCTAGTTTGATTCGATGAGAAGAACAGAAAGGGGAGATCAGAAAAGAAAGGAGAgatcagaaaagaaaggggaGATCAGAAAGGGAGGAGAGAATTTGTGAAAATGGCGGAAGAGAGATTGTGAAAATGGCGGAAGAGAGAGAGGGTGAGATAGGATTAGGGTTTCTGGTGGGGGGGTTTAAAAAGGCGCGAGAGATTAGTGGGTTGGGTTAGTGGGGTAATTAGTTGGGCTGGGTTAATTGGGTCTGTTAATTTTGTTGATTTGGGTTAAGTTGGTGTTGAATTGTTGGGTTAATATGGGGCATAGTGTGTAAATATAAAAACATAACAAGGGTATTGTGGTAATTTTACAACAAAAAAACTTTCCAATtatggaaatagggaagaaaacctgaatattCCGTTTtaggaaaaagggaaaaaaagggtggataggagggagtaattaatATTACTGAGATTTATGCTGCATTTATTATATTCATATTAAATGATTAGCTGTAATAAATGCTTGTCATTAAGGTTGTAtaggacacgtggcgcatccacagcgtttcaacccagttttatatatatatatataagattgtGTTAGAATTTGTAATATTTTCAATTTTATAATGAAAAATGTTTTCTCTATTTTTAAAAGTACGATTATTAATTACAATTATTAACTAACTACGATTATTAACTAACTCACACAATTATTAAAATGAAGTTAATGTTAGGTGTTTGACTTTTTGTTAAGTAAAGAATGTGTGAACTTGATGGttaattgatgcggtaaaaaATGAGTAAAATTTGGTGATGAGAGAAAAGTTGAGATAAAACTGAGGTGGACATGTGATTAGGATAGAGAAATGATAAAAAAGAGTAAAGTGATGGAAAATATGTGATGATGGATACCGATGTCTTTTACTTCAACTACTCATCCAAACCACAAAATATTGCATATTCCAAATCAAAATCCTACTCGTATAAATTTGTTCTCTCAATCAAATCACCATCCACCTGTGTACTTGAAACTCAGTGATCCTTCTCCATCTTTCTAGACTCGTAAACCTTCCAAAATACACACACCATCACCCTCTTCCCTTACTTCTTATTAAAATCACTCTCTGTCTTACAACAATGTTCATCTTCATCTTTAAACAATCTTCAATCATTCTTCTTTCACCATTTCAATGGCTACCCTCTtcatttcttcaccttcttcatcttGGGTTTCCTCCCATTCTCCAAAATTCCAATCTTTCCCTTCTATAAACCACCCTTTTTCCCTCTCCTTGAAACACCCAAAACAACAACAGCATTTCACTAAGCTCAAATTCTCCTTACAAGATGACAAAGAAAGAGATAATAATTctccatcttcatcatcttctgtaGCTTTTGTTGATGAAGTTGAAGATTCTAAAACTGATGATCAACAAACCCATGATGATGTTGGAAATGAAAAGGGAGACAATTTGAGTGATGACGTAGAGATATTGGATTGGAAAAATGATGATGAGTTCAAGAAATTCATGGGAAATCCGTCAATCGAGGCGGCGATAAAGCTAGAGAAGAAGAGAGCTGATAGAAAGCTGAAAGAGCTTGATGCTGAGAGTAATAGTGATAATCCTGTTGTCGGGTTTTTTAGTAGAGTTGCTAGAGATAATTTGAttagagagaaagagaggttGGAAGAAGTGGAGCAAGCTTTCAAGGCCCTTGATCTTAACAAGGTACactctccgtcccaatcatttgcttACCTTTGATTAAAGCGATTTTTAGTCGGTGGATTATGATGCTCACTTACTAAATCTTGTGACTGTACAGTTAAGGAACTGCTTTGGGTTTGATACATTTTTCGCGACTGATGTGCGGAGATTTGGTGATGGAGGTATATTTATTGGGAATTTGAGGAGGCCTATTGAAGAAGTCATGCCCAAATTACAGAAGAAGCTATCTGAGGCTGCAGGGACTGAGGTTCTGTTATGGTTTATGGAAGAGAAGAAAGATGACATTACGAAACAGGTATGCAGTTTACACTTCTTTCTGACCATTTTTCGCCACATTTAGTTCTTGAATGCTGGAAATCAATTTGAATATTGAGGTGTGTGAGCTGTGTTATGTGAGCCtaattggttttaggatggaacctATGATTACTTATTGCGATGTTGTGGACGCTTTGAGGATTGTTGTACTTCAGTAGTTTAATGGTATGAATGAATGTGCTATAAGCTTGAAGCATAAATTCTCGGCATAGTTATAGGGCATAATCGAAAAGATTAGTCTTTAAGCTGCATTACCGTATTTCTAGGTCATTTTGAACATCTTTAATTGTTTCATATACCAAATTGGTTCTGTTCAGGTATGTTTGGTGCAGCCAAAGTCTGAGATTGATCTCCAGTTCGAATCAACTAAGTTGAGCACTCCATGGGGATTTGTGAGCGCCCTACTCCTTGGTGTCACTACTTTCGGAACAATAGCTATAACAAGTGGCTTCTTTGTGAAGCCTGGTGCAACATTTGATGATTACCTGGCTGATGTTGTACCCCTTTTTGGCGGTTTCCTGACCATTTTGGGTGTCTCCGAGGTAACATTCATATATTTTGTGTATATTGATTTTGTCAAATTAGAGGAACTTATCATTGATCAGTGCCCGTCAGTGGAGATGGTTCATGTTTGTTGTGTGCATGGGCGCTATGAACACTGCGTTTGAGTTTTGACCGTGTATTTTGCCTTGGATCTCACTGTATTTACAAATGCAGATCGCAACAAGGGTGACTGCAAATCGGTATGGGGTTAAGCTCAGCCCATCGTTCCTTGTTCCATCAAACTGGACGGGGTGCTTGGGAGTGATGAATAACTATGAGTCTCTTCTCCCGAATAAGAAGGCTCTTTTCGATATCCCTGTGGCTCGTACAGCCAGCGCGTACTTGACTTCCCTGGCTCTTGCAGTTGCTGCCTTTATATCAGATGGCAGCTTCAATGGAGGAGACAATGCCTTGTAAGATTCCCTCACCTTTCATACGAGTAATTTTTTTCCCCTTGTATTTTCTCCTCCTCATATTTTACTTCAGTTTTGATTTTCAATGGAGTCTGACTGTCTGAGACTCGCTATTTTTTGGTTCTTGATTAAATGGAATGACTCCAATTGACTCTATAAACTGGTTGTGAGTGACAACCGTCCCTCTTACAACTTACCCTGCATTAAGAGAGTCCTTGAGGCACTTATGTGAGATGCCTGGATCATCTATCAAGCAATTCTAGAGCTGAATTAAACTTTCAGTTCTTAAAATGCGTGCTTACAATGGAATTGTGATCTTTATAATGTATTTGGTATGTGCAGGTTTGTGAGGCCTCAGTTTTTTGAGAACAATCCCTTGTTTTCCTTCATACAGTATGTGATTGGACCTTATGCTGATGATCTCGGGAATGTATTGCCTAATGCCGTGGAAGGACTAGGAGTACCTGTGGATCCTCTTGCCTTTGCTGGGCTTTTAGGTTAGTAATGTTACCCTCTCATTTATCTATAATACTTTAGTACCTTCAAAGGAGTACATCATGATTATTCGAGTCCTCGTATTAATACTTCTTGAATCTTTGCCAAGGCTTTGTAGATACTCCTGGCCCCAATATAGAAACATGTCTACTCAGATCAGTAGTTTCCCCCATTTTGAGTGAACAGGCGCCACTACGGAAGATATCAATATTGACAGATTTTGAACTCTATTCATGtgttgtacttttcttattaactcGTGTACTCAAGTTTAACAGTCGAGTACTCGACACTTGTGTTGTTGTGCATATAATTTATAAGCGAGTCCAAGTAAAATAGCATGGGTAAACCCTAAACGACAGCACTTTCCCTTAAATTATACTTTGTAAGATGAATAACATAATGCCATAATCTCTTATGTTCATTTAGGAATGGTGGTAACTTCATTGAATTTGTTGCCATGTGGGAGACTTGAAGGGGGCCGAATAGCACAAGCAATGTTCGGGAGGAGCACGGCAACATTGCTTTCATTCGCCACATCTTTGTTACTCGGCATTGGAGGTCTTAGTGGTAGCGTCCTCTGTCTTGCATGGGGATTATTTGCAACCTTCTTTCGAGGGGGCGAAGAGATACCAGCTAAGGATGAGATAACCCCATTAGGTGATGATAGGTATGCGTGGGGCGTTGTCCTCTTCCTTGTATGTTTCCTCACCCTCTTTCCTAATGGTGGTGGGACTTAT
Encoded here:
- the LOC141599665 gene encoding putative zinc metallopeptidase EGY3, chloroplastic, with protein sequence MATLFISSPSSSWVSSHSPKFQSFPSINHPFSLSLKHPKQQQHFTKLKFSLQDDKERDNNSPSSSSSVAFVDEVEDSKTDDQQTHDDVGNEKGDNLSDDVEILDWKNDDEFKKFMGNPSIEAAIKLEKKRADRKLKELDAESNSDNPVVGFFSRVARDNLIREKERLEEVEQAFKALDLNKLRNCFGFDTFFATDVRRFGDGGIFIGNLRRPIEEVMPKLQKKLSEAAGTEVLLWFMEEKKDDITKQVCLVQPKSEIDLQFESTKLSTPWGFVSALLLGVTTFGTIAITSGFFVKPGATFDDYLADVVPLFGGFLTILGVSEIATRVTANRYGVKLSPSFLVPSNWTGCLGVMNNYESLLPNKKALFDIPVARTASAYLTSLALAVAAFISDGSFNGGDNALFVRPQFFENNPLFSFIQYVIGPYADDLGNVLPNAVEGLGVPVDPLAFAGLLGMVVTSLNLLPCGRLEGGRIAQAMFGRSTATLLSFATSLLLGIGGLSGSVLCLAWGLFATFFRGGEEIPAKDEITPLGDDRYAWGVVLFLVCFLTLFPNGGGTYSSSFFGAPFFRGDF